taactgatcatcatcatcatcatcatttaacattcgttttccatgctgacatgggttggacggtttgactgaggtctggaaagccagcggctgcaccaggctccaatctgatctggcagagtctctacagctgaatgcccttcttaacaccaacctccccgagagtgtagagggtgctttttacgtgccaccggcacaggagccagtcaggcgggcctggcatcgatcatgttcagctagtgctttttacatgccactggcacgggagcctgTCAGgtgccatgttcggatggtgcttcaACAAAATGTGTACAAAGAAATACTACATTTCTGTCCAGTGATATCTTAAttaacaaaataacatttcagaTATTGTTGTTAGAAGATAGATTTAATACTTGATAAAGTATAGACATcccctcatcatttaatgtccattttgtatgctggcatgggttgggtggtttgacaggagctggtaagctggaggacTACACCAGGCCccagttgtctgctttggcatggtttctatggctggatgcccttcctaatgccaaccattttacagggtgtactgCATGCTTTCTATGTGGTGCCAGCATGCTgttctacattttatatattcaaaaaatatgtaattaatgagaaagagagacgcAATGCTCAGTCCATGTTTCAATTCTTGGGTTGAAGCACTATACATTCACATTATATAAACGTTCAGACTTAATGCCTCATGAAGACAAATTGTacctgaaagttttttttaaagataaatcaTTATTAGTGCCTTTGGAAGGACTgttaagttaatttttttttaatagtttttcagACACTGTATTTcagtttactttttattctttcattatacaTCATGTGGAACCTGATGATGAATAGGGAACAAACCATTCAAAATATGTTATGTTACAAAATTAAGCCACAAAGAATTCTTTAAGACCCCAATATTCTTTAAATAGGGACCAAACAAAAAATTCTATTATGTAATGAAAGGCTGAGTAGTTTAGATGCCGAACTAGTCAGCCTATATCATAGGTTCAAGCCATGTTAGGTGCTGAATACATACTTTAGCAAAGTTCGCATGCATGTTATGTTTGGAGAGAATCAATTTAGAATATACAAACTTATCCAAATTTGTAAACCTTATTAAATAACTCTTGCCAATGGAGTGGCACTCCTAGTTTCCATGGATTCTGGTTTTTATTTACAGAATTAGTTTACTCACCAAGTTGTGCTTCCTTTTGTGAAGGCCCAGGAACAAAGGCCAGATGAACTGGTGGTTTAGCACTGAGACGATCATGCTGTGTGGAATGAAGATCTTGAATAAGACCTGCAGTGTAGTCTAACTTTTGCTGTAATTCCTTCTCTTTGCTGATTTCCTTTTCTGTAAAAGATTACAAAATTACTTCAAAGtataccatttatttttttaagtatacatacatgtatatatatataaataatacagaatgggacaagaacgtgaaacatcaagacagttaggtgatacaagaaagggacaaaacatccagatagatgatacaaagaaaacacggacaggtcattcggagttttctctcttcagtcaagatccagattatccttgcaatttcgaaGTTCCCTCATTGAGCTTGTAGAAGCTTAAAACTTAGTGTTAATACATAAAGGTTAAATCAGGATAGTGGATTAGCAAAATCAGTAGACAACAGAAAAATTGTCTTgcagtattatttatttatcctccTGACAACAATAAaagagttcaaatcttatcaggTTCAATTCTGCCTTATGTTTTTATactctcttttacctgtttcagtcatttgaatgtggccatgctggagcaccacctttagtcgaacaaatcaaccccaggacttattctttgtaagcctagtacttattctatcagtctcttttgctgaaccggtaagttacggggacataaacacaccagcaacggttgtcaagcgaagttggggggacaaatacagacacacaaacatatacacacgcatacatatatatatatacgatgggcttctttcagtttccgtctgccaaatccactcacaaggctttggtcggcccgaggctatagtagaagacacttgcccaaggtgccacgcagtgggactgaacccagaaccatgtggttcgttagcaaactacttaccacacagccagataaaattaaacaaacaagtaCTGGGCTGATGTAAAAGGTAAAACTTTTCCCTTCAGATCTGTTGCCTTGTACCTATGTCAGAGATTAGCACACTTGTGTTGATTCCTTAACTCTTTcgctttcagattactctgtctaatgtaatgcttatttattcacattgttttggatttatcCAGCGTTATCTTGTAACCCTGAGAtatcgatgatgtgattgttcatgtTCAAAATGACAttctagggtaggtgtgagatgacagatctggccagtttgaacataaagcaggtagaatattttggccggatatggccagattaaatgctaaaggattaaaagttTGAAAGATAACAACTCATTTGGGAACTTACCAAAATGATCCAGGAATGACAAATCCATTCCAAGGTCACTTGACAAAGTTTTCAGAGATTCGAAGTCAACATCGTATGGGTCCTAATGAAAATAACCAAACAAAGCAttagatattataataataataataataataataatgagagcactcagagagtgcaaacctttgccaaggcaacaccagcatcctctcaatgattagtcagagatgatttttaaagtgagaatatctgaaataaactcaactgctctcacaaacgaccattctcaaaaattaagtaaacaaaaagaaacaaagaaaaacgatAAATAATCCAGGATCCTTGTCTGGTAGCTgtttgatcccaaaatctaatcaattcgtgccagtcacatgactaaacatccctgaaagtttcatctgaatccattcaccagttcttgagatatcttgtccacggacaaacaaacgtgactgaaaacaatagTCCTGCTTTTGCTAAGGctgaggtaataataataataataattgataaaggTAATTAATTTGAAAGATTTAATTACCTGTGAGCTTGTATCTGCACTAGCAGCAGCCATTGCTTGGTCAAGTTCAGCTGCAGCTTGAGCTTGtttcttactttcttctttcttccgcTACAATAAAATTAGATAcataagtagacacacacacaacgcatatatataacaatgtaataAAGTGTTCCTCTGAAGAACTGTTGTGAACCAGCATTCAACTGCACTATGAACAGCCAGTGCAGAGGATGCAAATAGCTACAATGGTAAAACATATATAGGGAACAAACGGCATAAACTGCACCTAGTGTTTATAATActcttccttcatcatcatcatcgtttaacgtccgctttccatgctagcatgggttggacgatttgactgaggactggtgaaccagatggctaccccaggctccaatctgatctggcagagtttctacagctggatgcccttcctaacaccaaccaatctgagagtgtagtgggtgcttttacgtgccaccggcatgaaggccagtcaggcggtactggcaacagccatgctcaaaatggtgtattttacatgccacctgcacaggagccagtccatcggcactggcaatgatcttgctcgaatgtctttacatgtgccactagcacaattgccaggaaggtgacgctgggcacaggtgccatcacgatttcgctttcacttgtcccaataggtcttcgcaagcagagtttagtgtccaatgaaggagacgacgttggcatgggcgCCAGTCACACAGTGCATATATACAATTCAGATATGTTTCTTGTTCAAAATTGTTTCTGGTGCTACAGATTCACTGACTGCAATGAGTCATTTTTGCATGAATACCATTCTATTTTGAATTCAAGTGTATACCTTTCATCATATGAAGGActttaaagagaaaaatgaaatgaattgaatAGGTTAAAGAAGAGTACAACTCTACTCCCTTACTTGGTCAATTTGTCCTTGCACACGGCTGTGTTCTCCGTTTGTTAGAACATCTAATAGATTGTCAACCATTTTAATAGTGTAATCCCCTGTAGAATCTGCAAAGGCCATtatactaaaacaaaaaacaaaagagagaggtTTGAATACTGTATGAATATTACTAGAGCAGAATCAATTATTTTAATGATGAAAAAtacaagtttaaccctttagcattcaaatcatcatcatcatttaatgtctgctttccatgctggcatgggttggacggtttgacatggagccgtccagactccaattgtctgttgtggcatggtttctatagctgggtgtCCTTCCTTGTATGTTAGAAGCTGAAATATTTAcagctttaaaaaaacaacaaaataaataatctaaGGAAGATGTACCTTTTGGCATACTGTACTCCTGTTTCATCACCATATGTTGTCATAAGCATATCAGATTCTTCTTTAGTGATGTTGGCAAAAGATGAATCAAACGACGGAGCATAACTGCTGAATGGACCATAATTAAGATACGACACTGAAAGAGAAAACATAAATCAACATCAGCTATATAAACTCTAAAtgctaaaataaatagaaaaagaattaatCAGTAAGAacttctatgtaaatattttaatctaatgaTTGAGAAGAAATGTCAAGGCATTGTATATAACAagcctttgataataataatagtaataacaataattaatgatGTTGTTAGTGGTATCTATCAGTTCAGTAACCAGTAGATGTATTGGAAATTTAAGAAATACTAAACAGTGATACAGCAGGCTGTTTTCAAGCATGGAGTATTATTCCTCTCTTAATGCTTTCCTTTTTGTAGCTGGGTGAACTTACCACTTGAGGGAAGATATGTGCATGTACAGTCTTGTGCTGGTGTGAGGATACAAATAATTGTTACTTTGGCGAGTAGATTTGCAGCACAGACTTTGGCTGTATataatgttttgatttattaatGCAGAAACCCCTCAAGGAAGTTGTAGGACAAGTTCTGTACAATGATTCAAagtttttattcttaatataaGTGCAATGAAAGGACCTTAGTGAAAAAGCTAACAGAATGATAAACATTCACCAAAGAACTAGCCTATTGTCTTTTCGAAGACATGGGTTTGTTTGTCTAGAAAGTAGAATTTGTTGAGAAGAAATTTTGGTGGTTTACAGTCCAGGGTTCaattaaaacaatgaacaattttgccttttattctagCAAGTCTCAATAAAAATGCAGTCAGTACCTTACTAAGAATAAATGGATACGAGTACTGACTGATGTAGATGGTTCGTGTCCATTCAAATGTTGAATAAGTTGTTTCTGTGCTACACAAGCTGCTTTGATGAAagctcccccccccaccaccaccaatgataACAACTACAAAGAGTACAATTACATAACTGAAAAGAACATTCAAAGCAGTTGTGTCCCAAATAAACAGATAATATCCCTAGGTGTTAAAAGAGAAACAGATACCAAATTTCTGAGAACTAAAGACACTAAATTATCTAGTAAAATCTGTTTGGTTCAGTAAAGCATATATGCTAAAGTTTTAAAAACCACAAAGAACTTCATGGAAAATGGGAAATACCAGGAGAGATCTTGTTGCGCTTATCTTCTTTAAAACCTGTTAGAACTCCGGTTCCATTAGTTAGTTTTGATGCCAAGGCTCCAAGGTTCACAACTTTTTCAGTATCACTGACTgaaattaaaatagataaaaaaagtgATGCTCAATACAAAGTGAATTAATTTTAATTGGgaacagaatgaaaaataataaaaatttacaacACAATATggtattatttcatataaaattgtGTTGTTCCTGCTAGCAAAAGACTCATATACCTGCAAATACACAAATGTAGTTAcgctggcactctgtcggttatgacgagggttccaaatgatccgatcagcagaacagccagctcgtgaaattaatgtgcaagtggctgagcgctccacagacatgcatattctgaatgtagttcttagggagattgtgacaaagctggtcctttgaGATACAAGAactactcatatttgccagctgagtggactggagcaacatgaaataaagtgtcttgctcaagaacacaacacaccgccaggtattgaactcatgaccatatgatcatgagctgaatacctttACCACTAAGCCACAGCCACAATGTAATCATAATTATaagcattttaacatccacttttccatgcttgcatggttagACTGAATTTGTAgaggcagatttcctatggctggatgctcttcctgtcatcaacccatAGCTGTTTCCTAGCAAGGTAATATGTCCTCATGGAAATAATTTGTCAGataagactggaaatgaacaatgtacaagtttgtatgatggtgatgctaaaTATCAAGACAATGCCcccccgcccacacacacaccgagcttctttcagtttccatctaccaaatccatgtcCTAACAATAAAACTATCCATACCTTTTCCATCATTTTCTGGGTTCAAGATGGTCAAAGATGTACTACCATCTTTCCGTCGTCTTAAGAAACCATACTGAAAGTATAAGAAAACCAAGAACACATTATTGTACAGTGCAACGTGTTAACATTAAATGTGAGATGTCTTCTTATTTGTGTTTTAACTTaatgttaatacttcatttagattTTCTGAAGTGCGAAAGTGCAGCCACAGTCCAGCTGTTGTGTGATTCATAAAGATTTGGAGATTAGCATATTTTAGAAATTAGACAGGAAGGGACAACATCTAACATATACAGTAGGGGTTCTCAacttttttttacctgtggactcctttgattcctattttactcctgTGCACCCCCATACCAAtctgatatttaaaaaatcctattgtatttttgttgtaaagtggtcttttgccactgttgcATCTGTCTTTTGATGATGGTTGTCGCTCTGACAGATAATGTTATATTCCAAAGTTGAGGATAAAATGTTTCCATCTGGCACTGTGCGACCCCCCACCCACTAGTTGTAACAgtgttcatcatcattgtcgtcgtttaacgtccgctttccatgctagcatgggttggacgatttgactgaggactggtggaccagatggctacaccaggctccaatctgatttggcagagtttctacagctggatgtctttcctaacgccaaccactccgtatcctcaaaaggttggagCATCATAACATTCACTCCGTATCACAGTATGATTACTATATCAACACAGACACGAttatcaacacagtctacacgtaCTCTTGACCATCTGACCTTTTCTTTCTGTCAACCGGCTgttggtctatttataatggctggttactaccactttttaccaggAGGGATGTACAGTTTCACTACACAACaattttatagttaaatattattcgcacttgtataaaaattgttaaaatattttgtgtattgtgagCTGAAATGCCAAAACACTTCtttacttggaaagaaaaaaGCCAGATCACTTCGATCtcattttgatatatttgataaaaaaaatctcaaagatAACTGCTAACTATCTTACACTGTCTGTCATTAGGAGAAGGCAAAGTTCACACAGAAATCCCATTCTATGTAACTGATTGTGGTCAGGGTGACTTCTACTTAGTTTGTCATCATAATACATCAGTATTAAATAGCTATAGTAAAAGTCATTTATTTAactcagtggttttcaaccatatTTTTAACTTACGGacttctttgattactattttattctggtggactctcATAGCcactcaatgtttaaaaactagtttaatagatgcttctttcaaaatttctattttgtttttcacacattcactggtttagtttgaactatgtaaaacattagaaaaaGAAACTGCACtgtttttttgcaataaatatatctaaagcaaaatttttttcatggaccctgCAAAAGCTTATATGGAACCCCCAGGGGTCTTATAGACcccatttgagaaccactgatttaactCATTTGTTAGCATATTCATGTTGAAATACACTACAGCCTTTTATTTtagttcattttgaaaataacgaaaaatttcataaaataactttatagttctatatttaagagatgaggaattatgtacattatttacatttgacggatatttgttgttaacacaacgttttggctgatataccctccagctttcttcaggtgtcttcaaacccaggttcgaaatttcccctagacacctgaagaaggctggagggtatatcagctgaaacgtgttaacaacaaacaagatgaggacaaatatctatcgAATGTAAatagctttatcattattaaactaATATTTGAAACGTAGATTAACCCTTTGAGGTCAGATATAAATAAGTCTTTCCATGcaggatgcaaaaaaaaaaaaaaaggaaaaatacaagaTGATAATCAACCAAATAGCTTATAATGCAAATGTGGCTTATATACCACACCTGTCTTCAGAATTTAGCATTGTCAATAAGCCACACCCATCCTCTGTGGAAGAAAGCATATTGTGTCAATAGGCCACACCCATTCTTAAAGGGTTAACATGAGATTTAGATGGGAAGTTTtaatttcaatcattttaaaACTGGAGCTTTGTATCAAAGCCCCAAGTGTGGTTTCAGGTGAGATGATGCTATCAAGAGAAAGGTTAAGTAATGTAAATCAATCTTTTACCTGTGCTTTCGGTTGTCTCAATGTAAGCAGATCAGCGGCTTCTTTTGCTGCAGCAcgagcttgtgccaaaatttcttCAGGTGTCATATTATCGGGAATCGCTTCAAATCGACTCAAGCTAACACAGAAATAGgttagaaaaaaggaaaaagacacaatgtaaaatagatttatatgcatctatcttttacttgtttcagtcattagactgtagtcaATTAATGTTGGATTGTTTATGTTCTCGTTAGTTAGCAGTCTGGtgaaagagacaaataaaataagtaccagacttaaaaatgaaaaagtaaaataagcacCGAGGTGGACTTGaccaactaaacccttcaaggcaatgctccagcatggccgtagtctaatgattgaattaaaagataaaaaaaacataaaacataatccTACATtccttaaatatgtgtgtattttaaaaattactataaaGTGTTGTAATGACTTCTTACTGTTAAAGTGTGAGAGAGATTAATATGACTCAAGGACTATTACAAGaggtttttaaccctttagcatttaaactgccaATATCTGGCCCTAATATTCTACATGTTCTATGTACAAAGTGgccagatccggcctctcacaccaactcaatcatgtcattctaaaaattaacagctacctcatcaaaatctcgaagccaCTAGCATAACTAGAGTGTGTGCGCCTTCTGTTCCCCCCCGCCCGGactccacaaaaaacacatattgcttacAGCAGACCAAAAAGTGTTGCCCTGGGTGGACTGCCTCTACCCCCCCCTCCCGACTGCCCCCAGCTATgctagtgcatgattaattcaaaacaatgtaaatatatgttacttttgacagaatagtgtgaatgccaaagggttaaactgccaatatccaacccaaatattttacttgttgtatgttaaaatgaactagatccaacctttcacacctaccctacaatgtcattctaaaaatatactaacacacaccacagaaatcttgaaactataagataatgtgtgattaattcaaagcaatgtgaataaataagccatACATTTGACAGAGAGATCTgattgttaaagggttaaatagttCAATTCTTaccttgttttctgttttttgtgcTTCTTTTCTTTGGAATGCTGGTCATCTGTGACGGaatcaaaattatcatcattgaCACCGATAATGTTATCTTCACTTTCATCTTCCAGACCAAGTTCCTCCATGGTCAATTCATTCATAAAATCGAGGTTACGCTTCATACCAAGGAGGTTCTCCTGAACAATGGAAAAATCCACAGACGACGATGAAAGAATAAAGTCAATTTTTTAACAACTATAGGAAAAGTATTTTTCTGTTTAGAACAACAagcacatgtatcatcatcatcatcatcatttaatgtccacttgtaCAGATTTTGTTATGGCTTCACTATTGCCAATCCTCACTGGTTTCCAAGTGAGGAAATACATTCTCACAGCTAGTCATGTTTTTCACGGAAGACTGGAAATTAACAACCTCAcctgtatgacaatgatgctcactTATGAATatcgtagtacttattctactggtctcttttgtcaaaacgctaagctacagggacgtaaatgtGCCAGCATTAGTTGtccagcgatgttgggggacaaacacagacacacacacatacatatatatatatatatatatacacacacaatggacttctttcactttccatctaccaaatccacccacaaggctttggtcagcctaaagctatagtagaagacacttgcccaaggtaccacgcagtgggactgaacccggaaccatgtggttggtaagcaagctacttaccactagTTTTATTAATTCTTGACAAATTGGTTTTaccaagaaatatcaaccaaagaGATAGAGCAAAATTTCAATTTAGCTCTTTTCAGTTTCTGAATGGAATGTAATAAAACTTATACCTTGCTCAATTGTTTTACTCCCATGTGAAGTAAACGTCTCGCTTCT
This region of Octopus bimaculoides isolate UCB-OBI-ISO-001 chromosome 6, ASM119413v2, whole genome shotgun sequence genomic DNA includes:
- the LOC106869480 gene encoding bromodomain-containing protein 7, which translates into the protein MGKKHKKHHKSDKKILELEEKPSEKPLKLVLKVTEPVPEVYTGDTEERRHKHKKKKKKKSSEKEKHRHHEDGRPHKRERDEYESELHSHSPPYSSPAAKQLFLSPPTSTPHPPDKAAEDDEPIEKRMKLSNQEEEPSNMKTFLKYMTKQFQRKDTHGFFAFPVNDVIAPGYSSIIQKPMDFSTILSKVDDEEYASTKEFKKDFILMCQNAMIYNRPETIYYKEARRLLHMGVKQLSKENLLGMKRNLDFMNELTMEELGLEDESEDNIIGVNDDNFDSVTDDQHSKEKKHKKQKTSLSRFEAIPDNMTPEEILAQARAAAKEAADLLTLRQPKAQYGFLRRRKDGSTSLTILNPENDGKVSDTEKVVNLGALASKLTNGTGVLTGFKEDKRNKISPVSYLNYGPFSSYAPSFDSSFANITKEESDMLMTTYGDETGVQYAKSIMAFADSTGDYTIKMVDNLLDVLTNGEHSRVQGQIDQRKKEESKKQAQAAAELDQAMAAASADTSSQDPYDVDFESLKTLSSDLGMDLSFLDHFEKEISKEKELQQKLDYTAGLIQDLHSTQHDRLSAKPPVHLAFVPGPSQKEAQLANKVTQELRELAKQANPGAVVSVKALRNAMGISNNPIDDLLDPYNLDDDDNGQALLSAVGQGEESALPMDIEQELNDFLEQGSLLKPSQSPKDTKVGLDQNTAL